The following are encoded in a window of Syngnathus scovelli strain Florida chromosome 4, RoL_Ssco_1.2, whole genome shotgun sequence genomic DNA:
- the gabarapl2 gene encoding gamma-aminobutyric acid receptor-associated protein-like 2, whose protein sequence is MKWMFKEDHSLEHRCIESAKIRNKYPDRVPVIVEKVSGSQIVDIDKRKYLVPSDITVAQFMWIIRKRIQLPSEKAIFLFVDKTVPQSSITMGQLYEKEKDEDGFLYVAYSGENTFGL, encoded by the exons ATGAAATGGATGTTCAAAGAGGATCATTCTCTGG AACATCGGTGCATAGAATCTGCCAAAATCCGCAACAAGTACCCTGACAGGGTCCCA GTAATTGTGGAGAAAGTGTCTGGGTCCCAGATAGTGGACATTGACAAGAGGAAGTACCTGGTCCCTTCTGACATCACAGTGGCTCAGTTCATGTGGATCATCAGGAAACGCATCCAGCTGCCCTCAGAGAAGGCCATCTTCCTGTTTGTGGACAAGACAGTCCCCCAGTCCAG CATCACAATGGGACAGCTGTATGAAAAGGAGAAAGACGAAGATGGCTTTTTATACGTGGCTTACAGCGGCGAAAACACATTTGGCTTGTAA
- the LOC125967100 gene encoding uncharacterized protein — protein sequence MWCRDNNLLLNVNKTKEIVVDFRKGHTKHLPLIIDGAVVERVSCTKFLGVHISEDFSWSANTSSLAKKAQRRLYFLRKLRRACAPQAVLSTFYRGTVESVLTSCIAVWGGNCTEQNLKALQRIVITAGKIIGASLPSLKDIYTSHLARKATSIARDVSHPAHSLFDLLPSGKRYRSLRSRTTRLTNSFFHQAVRTLNSLPPSA from the coding sequence atgtggtgcagggacaacaacctcctgctgaacgtcaacaagaccaaggaaatcgttgttgacttccggaagggtcacacaaaacacctgccgctgatcatcgatggtgctgtggtggagagggtgagctgcaccaagttcctgggggtgcacatcagtgaggacttctcctggtccgcaaacacctcgtcactggcaaagaaagctcagcgccgcctgtacttcctgcggaagctcaggcgtgcatgtgctcctcaggcagtcctgtctacattctaccgtggcaccgttgagagcgtcctcaccagttgcatcgctgtctggggtggtaactgcactgaacagaacttgaaggccctgcagcgcatagtgattacggctggtaagattattggtgcttcgctcccctccctgaaggacatttacacttcccatctcgcccgcaaggcaacctcgattgcgagagatgtgagtcacccggctcactctttgtttgaccttctgccctctgggaagaggtacaggagcctgcgctcccgcaccaccagactcaccaacagcttctttcaccaggctgttaggaccctgaactcgctacccccttctgcgtag
- the nqo1 gene encoding NAD(P)H dehydrogenase [quinone] 1, whose translation MDVASEEKNLVDEQKQAAEDYHVFEAEALGPQKTVLIVYAHQSLGSFNEAVRDETTKELSKQGYRVIVSDLYAMNFKAAATRSDIIGDLKNSELFQYGEETMHAFRAGCLSDDIVAEQRKVEAAELVIFQFPLYWFSVPAIMKGWMDRVLTQGFAFSLEKMYNDGIFKNKKAMLSFTTGATESMFRPDGINGDINVTLWPLQNGTLHFCGFQVLAPQIFWGPAHCLAVHRTAMLKEWRMRLKGLLAEKCLTFAPCEWFDLSFEKGFLLQSKVKEEQKSNAYGITTGHHLGKLLPPDNQTKAQLTDEDLVSTCLRTQMAVPSNKM comes from the exons ATGGACGTTGCCTCTGAGGAAAAGAATTTGGTGGATGAACAGAAGCAAGCAGCAGAAGACTATCACGTCTTTGAAGCAGAAGCGCTTGGGC CTCAGAAAACGGTCCTGATCGTGTACGCCCACCAGAGCTTGGGCTCATTCAACGAAGCAGTCCGGGATGAGACTACTAAGGAGCTATCAAAGCAAGGCTACCGGGTCATCGTATCAGACCTTTATGCTATGAACTTCAAAGCTGCCGCCACAAGGAGCGATATAATTG GTGATTTAAAGAACTCAGAGCTTTTCCAATATGGAGAGGAGACAATGCATGCCTTCAGGGCAGGTTGCCTAAGTGACGACATCGTGGCCGAACAACGCAAAGTAGAAGCGGCTGAGCTCGTCATCTTCCAG TTCCCTTTATACTGGTTCAGTGTACCTGCCATCATGAAGGGATGGATGGACCGAGTGCTAACTCAGGGCTTTGCTTTCTCCCTGGAAAAGATGTATAACGATGGTATTTTCAAG AACAAGAAAGCAATGTTATCTTTTACAACTGGAGCTACAGAATCAATGTTTCGCCCCGATGGCATAAATGGAGACATTAACGTCACACTGTGGCCTCTACAG AATGGCACGCTGCACTTTTGTGGATTTCAGGTCCTTGCTCCTCAGATTTTCTGGGGTCCAGCTCACTGCCTTGCTGTGCATCGAACGGCGATGCTAAAAGAGTGGCGTATGCGTCTCAAAGGACTGCTGGCTGAAAAGTGTCTGACTTTTGCCCCATGTGAATGGTTTGATCTGAGCTTTGAAAAGGGGTTCTTACTTCAGTCAAAGGTGAAGGAGGAGCAAAAGTCCAATGCCTATGGAATCACCACAGGACACCATCTTGGCAAATTACTCCCACCTGACAACCAAACCAAAGCACAGCTCACAGATGAAGACCTTGTCAGTACCTGCCTTCGCACACAAATGGCTGTACCTTCTAACAAAATGTGA
- the LOC125967087 gene encoding beta-1,3-galactosyltransferase 2-like: protein MTEIDLTTCGKRQGMLDGRQHRRCCCTARPHCLLFILALAVVLFYYSVNIKDSASDWGPHWWMQYNAGKWWTGLEGLRSGNISVIGVDWKVSPFATVWATQREGVKTGLSSEGSHFAIQQVAENQPLAEGQIQYVVAYPSEYHFIINEPNKCAEQKPFVTLMVPVAPHNRRHRDVIRSTWGGESVVLGKVVNVFFLLGLHTGEPVKQLEEELQQESKEHGDLIQSDFLDSYNNLTIKTMVMLEWLNSYCSGAPYAMKIDSDVYLNVPNLISMLLNAPKTNYMTGHVAKEAEVLRNPTSKWYVPVDLYPKATYPLYVLGLGYVLSMDLPKKLVEVSRYVKSIYLEDVHLGFCMEYLGISPTDPPDWQYFQFSPVPYDPCVYSRLIAITLDEHIDLKWIWKDLQQAGKAC, encoded by the exons ATGACAGAGATTGACTTGACCACTTGTGGAAAAAG GCAGGGAATGCTGGATGGCAGGCAACACAGGCGATGTTGCTGTACTGCACGACCTCACTGCCTTCTCTTCATATTGGCTCTGGCAGTAGTTTTGTTTTATTACAGTGTAAACATAAAGGACAGTGCAAGTGACTGGGGACCTCATTGGTGGATGCAATATAATGCAGGAAAATGGTGGACTGGGCTGGAAGGTCTACGCAGTGGCAACATTTCTGTCATAGGAGTTGATTGGAAAGTTTCTCCATTTGCCACAGTTTGGGCAACTCAAAGAGAAGGCGTCAAAACTGGACTATCAAGTGAAGGAAGTCACTTTGCAATTCAGCAGGTTGCAGAAAACCAACCGCTGGCTGAAGGCCAAATCCAATACGTCGTAGCTTACCCTTCTGAGTATCACTTTATTATAAACGAGCCAAACAAATGTGCAGAGCAGAAACCAtttgtgacactgatggttcccGTGGCGCCCCACAACAGACGTCATCGAGACGTTATCCGCAGCACCTGGGGAGGGGAAAGTGTGGTGTTGGGGAAGGTGGTCAATGTTTTCTTTCTGCTGGGGCTGCATACCGGGGAGCCTGTCAAACAGCTTGAAGAAGAGTTGCAGCAAGAGAGCAAGGAACATGGAGACCTGATCCAGAGCGATTTTCTCGACTCCTACAATAATCTGACCATCAAAACCATGGTGATGCTCGAGTGGCTTAACTCCTACTGCTCCGGTGCCCCTTACGCCATGAAGATTGATTCTGACGTGTACCTCAATGTGCCAAATCTCATTTCCATGTTgttaaatgcaccaaaaacaaaCTACATGACTGGACATGTAGCCAAAGAAGCAGAGGTTCTGAGAAATCCCACTTCCAAGTGGTATGTCCCAGTGGATCTTTACCCAAAAGCAACGTACCCACTTTATGTTCTGGGCCTAGGTTATGTTCTTTCTATGGACCTGCCTAAAAAGCTTGTGGAAGTTTCCAGATATGTGAAATCCATTTACCTTGAAGACGTGCACTTAGGATTTTGCATGGAATACTTGGGCATTTCTCCCACAGACCCTCCAGATTGGCAATACTTCCAGTTCTCTCCTGTGCCATACGATCCTTGTGTTTATTCCAGACTTATCGCCATCACCTTAGATGAACATATTGATCTCAAGTGGATTTGGAAAGATTTACAACAAGCAGGGAAGGCCTGCTGA
- the LOC125967104 gene encoding cystatin-B, producing MMCGGLAQAINADEEIQEICDKVKSDAEEKTGKTFDVFIAKSYKSQVVTGTNYFIKVHVGGDDHVHMRVFKSLPHTGSTMDLVNIQESKTHADAIEYF from the exons ATGATGTGCGGAGGGCTTGCTCAAGCAATTAATGCCGACGAAGAGATTCAAGAAATATGCGACAAA GTAAAGTCTGATGCTGAGGAAAAAACTGGGAAGACTTTCGACGTCTTCATCGCCAAGAGTTACAAATCACAGGTTGTGACTGGGACCAACTACTTCATCAAG GTGCACGTGGGAGGAGACGACCATGTCCACATGCGCGTTTTCAAAAGTCTGCCACACACTGGTTCAACGATGGACCTGGTTAACATCCAAGAGTCCAAGACACACGCAGATGCCATTGAGTACTTCTGA